Part of the Quercus robur chromosome 5, dhQueRobu3.1, whole genome shotgun sequence genome, tgtaaaatctaaacactcccaaactttCGGGATATAGTTTTCAATTTACTCTACTTTTAATGATTCCTTTAGGTATATCATCATTATTAGTGATTTTCACCTTATTAATGATTTTGCTCACTAAAAGTTTTGGAGcaaaatgtgttgaaaattaAGTATATCTATTAATGTAAAACTCTGTTATTTCAAACACTCTAATGTTGATTTTGTTTAAATGGATCATTGAATTTTGtccttcaatttttgtcaatgttCAATTGTAATGTGCTTAGCATATACATAGAATTATTAAGTACTTAATGACATTTATGGTTTCTTAGTATATCCTATATTTATACAAAGTTTCACCATGCACTACTCGGGTTTGCAActagtttttcataaaactaaGTTAGACAAAAATCCATAAAAGGAAAGGTTTGCGTTTTAATCTTTTCTTATTGTCTGAAATAAAATTCAGCcaaagatttttaattttctacttttattaataatttgatagttacaactgTAACGAATCCAATATTTGACTTGAAAGGGGGGTAGGGACGGACGAAAGGGGCACAAGGCCCCCCTAACTTTTCCAAAAATGCCCCTCCCCCTCTATTTTAAtgtaaataattcaaaattttgaacaaattttAGGTAAAGGCTCCCCccctttagtttttttttttttttttttaagtttttatttatttattttaaaagtagtATAAGtactctttaatttatttttgtctcatttattttccttttaatattgaatttttttcgtgtataaatgattaattttagGAGCATTTAAAACATAggtatgtaaaaatatataagaaaatctatctctttagcaaaaaaaggaaaaagactaTACCAACgaacataaattttattattatttttatattttactactTATAAATAAAGtgtcatgaaaaaaaaaatcattaaaaaaaggaggattttttaatccaattattattgtttatgtAGTacggaaaaaaaagaataaatattttatgaaatatcacaaagaaagcaaacaacaAAAGTTCAAATTATATAAGCATATGGATCAGGttgtaacaataataaaaaaggaggTAGATGGGAAAGGTGTAAAATCACCAAGAAAAACAAACCACAAAGTCCAAATGTTTTTAtaattgattgtgtttttgtttgacTCTTTAGATGGGAAAGCTGTAATGTCTAAGGAGGTAATCGAAACCATTGATGACCAAAACTATTTAGTCACTTACAAGGTGATTGGAGGAATACTCAAGGAGATGTATAAGAGTTTCAAATTCATTATTCAAGCCATTCCAAAGGGTGAGGGGAGCTTGGTCCACTGGACTTTGGAATATGAGAAACTGAATGCCGATGACCCTGACGCAAGCTCAATGCTTCAATTCGCAGTTGGTCAGAGCAAAGATATTGATGCTCATCTTGCCCTCGAATAGCTTGGCAGAAATATTACAGCTAGATGTGTATTAATAAGCACAATgtatttgtgtaaaataaaatttttgggagCTTTAAAGACTTTCTTATAAATAGAGCTTCCTCTATTGCCTGCTGCATTATGTTACTAGTAAAAACTTACCAGTTTaactgttgtgaaaatattatatttgtaaCGTAATTTACTAAGGAATTATATCTAAActttaccaccaaaaaaaaaaaaaaaattgcgtatttttcaatattttgaaaattctatccacaaattaaattttaaaacaaaaaaaaaattgtacttcaTAAAGAATAAGGCTTCAAATTTGTGCCACATGGacaattgagttacaaggcttGTGACCTGATTCTATTATAAATGGTCTTTCTATCCAAACCTATTGTAGGaggatgaaatttcaaagagatgGAACTGCAATAAGGACTTCAAGGGGGACCAAATAGTGATGATTTCTTGCAAACATAGCAAACACCAAAGACAAAACTACTCAATTCCTCCATGACTAACACAGGGGTTTGCCAAGAAGGCTCtaaatattaagtttttttttttgaagtcgaTTACTAAGTTAGTGAACCAATAAGAAATGAATCATGAAAAGTCTAAAATCAAAGAAGCAAAACTAAGTCCATGACTCAGTATAAGAGCTTCACAAAGTACAAGAGCTTGTGAGAGAGTTTTTTTATACATATGTCTAGGGGTGGTAAATGGGTGGGTTGGGTGGGTTTCGGGTTGTATCATAAATGGGTCAGGTACTTAGTTAcccatttattaatttattatctgtttaaatataaattaaatatctATTACCCACTCAATCCATTTAATCTAGTAATCTGCCCACTTAACCAAAAATGAACCAAACATCCCTAGAaccaatgttatgaataccgtttTGGTGCTCATTTCGGTTTGCTattggaatgaaatattttggtaccAGATTGGTATCGGGTTGTTTCGGCATACTGTTTCAGAGTTaccttttttatactttttttttttatttataattttatatacttatatttCCTTGTATATTATTGGTCTAAATCCATATAATTTATTGAGTCTTAAAACTATAAGTCCATATTTCAGCTAATATATCAATTTCAAGTCTAAAAATCTAcccaataattataataatactattgattctcaaaaaaaaaaaaactcttaaaacaattttactattaaaatattctcaaaaaaaaattactattaaaaaaccGAAATATAAAAGCTaaagttaaatatatatttttttttgaaaagaagctaaagttaaatattaaaatagttttattatttatatattacgTGTGAACCCACATAAACAAAGCCTAAAACTTTTTGTCAAGTCTCTTTGTCATTTCCAACAACTAGTCACGTGCTAGGTTcacaaaacaagaaagaaaacacaaaactaggcaatgaaaattcaaaatagaaTTGAAGAAGGACTAGCAgactaaaagaaagaagaagaagatgaagcagcagcagcagcagctgcCTTTGCCATGGCCTGGGTTCATCCTGGCAACTGTCAACGTGGTGGAAACCTGCTGTAAAGGGAAGAGTACGTGAGCCATTCAACTTGTAAAGGACCGAATGTAAGATGAACTGGGATGGGTGGCTCTATTCAGGTAATAGCCATTAGAACTTGAAAAGGCAaaaattttctgcatttatCAGTAGATTCAGTATCGACCGAAATATGTCTACCGGTCGAAATTCATCGAAATAGGCCGAATGGTCGGAACGAACTGAAATTTGGTCCGAGGTGGAATAAGAGGGTGATTCGTACCGGTTTAAGGACTGGTACGAAATTTTCCAGCCGTTCTGACTGGTTCAGAACGGTATTAATAACAATGCCTAGAACTACCAAACTAACCTAAACACCCTCTTGACCTCCCAAAGTACAAAAATGCCCCTGAAATATCCAGAACTTCCAAAATACCCTTGCACTCCCAAAATTACTTGTATATCCTTAGACCTccaaaattgacaaaaataccctcaaaatgtccaaaataacaaaaaacaaaaccctttAAAATGCCTAAAATTACCACGTATAATAACTTGCATGGGTAACTATAGTCAATAAATTAAGAAGTAGTTGTTGATTTTATACTAccatttttatatgtattttttttgtatatagcCATTCATATTTGATGCACTAAGAACATTCACAGTGATGAAGCCAAATTGCCGAATTGCTCTTTTTAACAACCCACATAACAAAAATAGAGCTAGAATGATGATGctattgctaaatattttagcaATTGAGCTACAGTAAACTACAATCTATGGAAGTCCACTATAGATAAAAGCTATACATAAATATTAATACTCTATTCTTCCTtcccatttttaattaaaaactacGTACATTCTCTCGCTCTCtcacactattttttttctctttcttcactgATTCTCTCCTTCCCTCTCTCTCAACTGGACTTAGCCAAGACCCATGGCCTCtttgtcatcttcttcttctctctctcaactggATTTATCCAAAatgaaagggggggggggggggggggggggatgtcACAACCATCCACACAACATGATTAATCTTTGACTAATAATTACACTTTTCCTCCTTAAAGTTTTGGTTCAAGAATTatgatgttttaaaattttaatatcttgACTGATCTATGAAGACCATAGTTTGGTTCGAAAATTCTTGGCTACGCCACTAGCTATTAGGCTTTTGGCTTAATTCTATTATAAGATTATTTTTCCATCCAAACATGTTAAATTTTAGGAACTAAAATGAAAACTATCCCAAAATTTAAAGGACAAAAgtgtaatataatttttatttttccctagattttccttttcttccttttttatttatttattttaatttttttactataaaaaatcaaatgagaACTGAGTTTCAAAATACGTACTACGATTAACATAGAAGAAATGTCTCTATTTGAGAATGTAGATGCTGAAGTATAGATTTTAGAAGGTTGACAACAAGAAAGTAGCTGAGGTATACAAAGTCTTGATTTTCTAGAAGGTGAATGGGGGACAAGTTAGAGGGCTCCATCATGTGCTGGTATTTTGTCTTCCGCAAGTCaaccaagatttttttttttttttttttttgggtagaaaagggaaagtattatttaattataacaGAGTTTTTACAGTCACAGCTATATCCGACCTCAAGGGACATATTCTGCTAATCCCTAGGCCTGCCATATCCCTTACAAAACAGTGATATACAAAATTGGGACTGGGCAGTGTCATAGATGTTCAAAAGTTGTTGCTGGTGGTTTCCCCATTTCGCTAAAGCATCTGCGCATTTATTGGCTTCACAGTAGACATAGCGCACCTAGACCTCCCATGCCCGCTCCATAAGACTcttgcaataaaaaattaaaggaaatacATTAGTAGGGAAATTATCAGTTGTAGCAGTTAACCAGGATAGCACTATCACAAAATCAATCTTTAGTTGGATAAAtttgaaacccaaatcccaCGCCAACATGAGACCCTAACGAATTGCTCCCAATTTGGCCATATTGTTAGTAGTAATACCCATAAAGAAAATCCTGATATCCATAAATCTGAGCTATCTCGTAGCAAATCCCCACCCCGGCCCTACCTAGGTTGTCTAAAGCACTACCATTCATGTTTAGCTTTATGAATGGTTCAGTTGGGGCGATCAACTTAATAACTTGAGGAATACTGTTCCTAACTAGTTTAACAAGCTGGCTAAGTAAAAGAATTCGATCACTGCTTGAATCATTTTGTGGACAATTCTATATTGGGAGCTAGattggtttttaaaactatgctCATTTCTAGCTAACCATAAATGCCAACATAGGAATGGAAAGTATATAATCCAAGTAGCTAATTTAGGATAACTCTAGAAATGGCATTGGTTTGAAGCCAGGATTGTAAGGGTGTTTGAAAAAATGATAATGGCAGGATGCTCGGGGAATGACCCCAGACGTCCTTGGCCCAAGGGCAATCTCATAATATATGTATCCTGGTTTCAGAAGAGTTGCATTTTGGACATCTATCATTCACATTTGGGTGAGAGAAGGCTAGATATTGCCTTGTGGGAACCCAATTGCGCATAGCTTTCCAAATgaaaatttggatattttttggGACAGTGGAGCTTCTAGATCCAATTCTACAATTGTTTATTTGTAGGGACCCTGGCTTGTTGGTATAAATATTTTGAGGCCGAACTAACCGAGAAAACACCGTTGTTGTGAGGTCACACAAAGGAATCAGGTATCCTAGTAAGTTGCTCCACAGGGATACCATTAATAAATTGCTCGAGTTGCATAAGGAGGGGAACTTGAAGGAAATCTAATGTCCAAGCATGATTGTTTCGCAAAGAGCACACCATTGTTGCTCTTCATTTGGCATTAGTGGCCCTGCAATGTGACTACACAGTGTGCCCCCAGGGATCCAATGATCCTTTCACACCCAAATAGTTTGATTGTCCCCTAGGATCCATTTCATCCCTCATCATAACCACTGTATTCCTTCATGTAGGGCTTTCCAAATGTGGGACCCATGAGGAGTCCTAACACTTTCAAAAAGGTTCGTatggggaaaatatttggcTTTTAAACTTGTGCCTATAACATATTTGGCTGCTGTTGAAGTCTCCAGGCCTAGTTCATAAGAATAGCCATATTTATGTGGGAAATCGTTTTTAAACCCAACCCTTCGGCTTCCTTTGGGGATGTGATAGTGTCCCAGCTAACAGTATGACAACTTTTATGTTGTGTCGTGTATCCCCATAAGAATTGGCaattaattttatcaaaattccAACTTACTTTCTGCTAGAGCAGCCTTGTTTGCATGGCATAGAGGGGAATGGAAGCCACCGAGGATTTAATCAATGTAACATGACCGGCCATAGACAGATATTTGGCTTGTCAACCTTCAATTTATATAGAGTATTGCATAAACTAATTGGCCAAAATTGTGTGATCATCTCCGGGTGGGACACCTTCAGGATAAGTACAAGGTTGGTGAGACACCAATCTATTAGGATtgtcatattttcaaaaatatattgaatgaaCTGAATCACACTCGAGCCTACTACATgccaaattttttggaaaaaaaattgcatgataaCCATTCAGCCCGGGGGCCTTCAAAGGAGGAAGAGAGAACATGCTCGTAGCTATCTCCTCAGGTTAGGGAATGCTAGAGAGCCATTGGTAGTGTACTAAAAAAGGACTATTTGGACTATGGTGTTGACCTAAATAGGCTCTAGACCTATGATTAGACGAGGTGGATGTAAACAACGTTTTAAACACGTCTCGAATATGTAGAGTTAACTCTTCCCTTGACATCCATAACCCAGTCCCATCTTTAAGGGTTGCAATACGGGATTGGCTTCGATGCTATAATGTTTTTAGGTGAAAGAATTTTGTATTAGCATCACCATAATTTAACCACAAGATTCTAGATTTAAGTTTCAAACAAATACTCCTAGTGAAGGGTATCATTGTATTCATGTATAAGCTATTGTtctaaagaatataaaaaggcAAATGGTTTGCGTGATAAAGCCACTTGGATACCCTGAAGCCTGGTTAAAAGACGGTTCTTTCGCTGAAACAAATTCCCAAAGATATTTTTATTCCAATCTATAATGTTAcatgttaaaaattttaggcGTTGTGGAAACTTAGataaggaggaggaggaggacaGGAGAGCTTCTGAGGAAGTCCAACTTTCTTTCACAAGGTGTGAGAAGGAGGGGTCCGTGAGCCACATTTGCTCGAATTTAAGAGGCTCAAGCGATTTACATTCCGAGGGGTTGGTATCCAATAATATGGGGCAGTGATCAGATTTAGTACGAGGTAGATGATGAACTTCCATTCTAGGGAAACGAATTTTCCATTCCGCATTACCTAGACCTCTATCTAAACGTTCTTTTATATTACGATACcaaattgagtttttatttGTCCACGTAAATCGGGGTTCATAAAAACCTAAATCCATCAGACCACATTGGTCAATACAATCTCTAAAAGCGAAAATCCTATTTCTATTTAAAGGCAAACCTCCCATTTTTTCATCCTTAGTGagcatttcattaaaatctcctaATAGAAACCAAGACAAATTAACTGatggagctaaaatttttaaatattccCATAACATTTTCCTCTTATTAAAATTAGGAGAAGCATAAATAGTGGTGAGAAGAAAATTATGGGAATGAGAAGGTACCTTAACCAATGCATGGATGTTGTACTCACTAGTGGTGAGCATCTCCACTTTGAGGTTGCGACCCTCATTCCACAACATCCATATCCCTCCCAAAAAACCTATAGAATCAACCCTTTGAGAATGGGAGTACGATAGGGTATCAATGACTGTCTATGCCCAATCTTCAGCAATGTGGGGCTCAACAATAATTAGAATTTAGGGACGATGACTACAATACAGCTCGTGAGCATGGTTACAAAAAGCTACATTTCCTGGGCCTTGGTAGTTCCATGGTACCAACTTCATGGAGGAAGAGTTGGGGTTGAGATAATCATTGGGGACCCCCAGGGTCCTCGGAGTCCTCACTGTGGACCAAATAATGCATTGATGCCTCGTTGTCGTGGTCTTGATCCTGTACATTGATTCAAGCTCTCCTAGCCTTGTCCAGTACGTGGCAGACACGATTAATGGTAGGCTTGGGTTAGAGAACATGATAATGTATAACTTTGGTTCCTCCTCCCTTAGTGCGATGTTTACTTCGCTTAAGTCCAAAAAGCGAAAAATGGCTTCGGGTAGACACTCCATTGACattgttaatgtatattatgttaatgggctttaggcccagttaggttacttgtatagtacactttacttgtaccgcacacatatgcctcctatataaaggtactgatgtatattcttttattcaagaaatacaatacaatcattctgtatttctaacatggtatcagagccaccttcctatggccatggttttctgtccttacggtatatttaagagcaatctctgtcttcctcggtgtttttcttcgctgcgttcatcttctttggcttcctactACTACCGTCAAAACTCTCCGATATAGTCAAGCTAccgttagaagtcgcatcaacactgcaagaccattgccttcctcaaactaccgtcacagagctaaacttcattcaagggatcttctcaaccttatcaaatctcaagatttcatcaagcttccatcttgagtttgagagggggtgttagagatatattagcccattagtataggcccaagcctaattctactttgtgtgcaagccaagtctcttacttgtactagaagtctattagtctagggtttagtctactatatatacacatgttatgattcattgtaacacaggatttgtactacactctaatatattattaatgtagctctttagggtttcctccgtggatgtaggccgttaggctgaaccacgtaaccctcgtgtgttactgtgttctatattttatgctttcgcttccgcatccatactagcatattcaacatggtgtatcaatgctaatatttaacatggtatcagagccactgctctgaccttttcttagcagtcttgtcttcattagtGTGGCTTTCATTTTAACAACGCTTCCGCCATCACACTGCTGCCGCAGCCTCTCGCCGTTGAACCTCCGACGTCATCCAGCCGTCGTCCTTGGGTTCCGGACCTGCAGCAGCCGTCgttaaggagtttcacactgcaCAGACAACTGCTCTTTGCATCGCCGCTGCAATTATTGCTCCGATTACGTTTTTTTGAAGGCACCACTGAGATCGTCCAGCGCCGATCTACACACTCGTGGAAGCCTCGTCGCCATCAGAGACTACACGCGCTCCCACGCGCCGTTCAAAGTTGCTGTTCCGCCGATCACGCGCCACAGCTTCGTTTCACGCGCCTCCACGTGCCTCACGTGCATCAACAGCCTTGCTGACGTCATTGCTGATGTCAGCCCTAACAGCTTGCTAACGTCACTGTTTGCGTCATTCGATGACGTCACCTTCTGAATCTGgatttgaccgttgactttgactggccgttgaccgttgactttttcGGGGTTGACTTTTTCAGTCCAggttctccttacccagtttttcgcgtagatttcatttttgctgtttgtttttgcatattgtgtctctaaatggataaaatgGATATTTTTGTTCCTCGCCCCATCAATACTGTATTGGAGGggaataaaaatta contains:
- the LOC126725660 gene encoding MLP-like protein 43; protein product: MSLFEKVEAEVEIKASANRFHEVNSKRIAEVPKLSPNFIQSVDLLEGEWGKEGSVMCWYFIFDGKAVMSKEVIETIDDQNYLVTYKVIGGILKEMYKSFKFIIQAIPKGEGSLVHWTLEYEKLNADDPDASSMLQFAVGQSKDIDAHLALE